In one Staphylococcus lutrae genomic region, the following are encoded:
- a CDS encoding ornithine cyclodeaminase family protein, which yields MKVFNEETIKNTYKMSNAMHDIEQLFKNMDGISQAQRIVIPTGDGAKSMLYMPCVHTEWERGMIKITSITPDNPQHQRPTTQATIIITDLKTGEHVASIDGSYLTRLRTGALSGLATQYLSRENASTLGMIGTGGMAFEQLLANLEVRPIKNVLLYNRTTSKAESFKKRVADAFPDLSITVVEDVDTLTKQADIINCQTQSADPVFDAQNIQPGTHINGIGSYRPDMKELDNRILPKADKVFFDDIEGVKEEAGEFIEANEKGLFKFEDVDGDLKDLSLNGTIQRSHDDSITVFKCVGTAYFDLAVALGAYDRLMADSH from the coding sequence GTGAAAGTCTTTAATGAAGAAACAATAAAAAATACTTATAAAATGTCGAATGCCATGCATGATATCGAACAATTATTTAAAAATATGGATGGGATAAGCCAAGCACAAAGAATTGTCATTCCAACTGGAGATGGTGCTAAATCAATGCTCTACATGCCTTGCGTACATACAGAATGGGAACGTGGCATGATTAAAATTACTTCAATTACGCCAGACAACCCTCAACACCAAAGACCGACGACTCAAGCGACGATTATCATTACAGACCTTAAAACGGGTGAACATGTGGCAAGCATAGATGGGAGCTACTTAACACGATTGCGTACGGGCGCATTAAGCGGCCTCGCAACTCAGTATTTAAGTCGTGAAAATGCGTCTACATTAGGAATGATTGGTACAGGTGGCATGGCATTTGAACAATTGCTTGCCAATCTTGAAGTGAGACCGATTAAAAATGTTTTATTATACAATCGAACAACCTCTAAAGCAGAATCATTTAAAAAACGTGTTGCAGATGCGTTTCCAGATTTATCTATTACCGTAGTAGAAGATGTTGACACACTCACAAAACAAGCAGATATCATCAACTGTCAAACACAATCTGCCGACCCAGTCTTTGATGCTCAAAATATTCAACCTGGCACTCACATTAATGGTATCGGTTCGTATCGACCTGACATGAAAGAACTTGATAACCGTATTTTACCAAAAGCAGATAAAGTCTTTTTTGATGACATTGAAGGTGTGAAAGAGGAAGCCGGTGAATTCATCGAAGCGAATGAAAAAGGGCTCTTTAAATTTGAAGATGTCGACGGTGATTTAAAAGATCTGTCACTGAATGGCACCATTCAACGTTCACACGATGATAGTATCACGGTCTTCAAATGTGTTGGAACGGCCTATTTTGATCTTGCCGTTGCTCTCGGTGCATATGACCGATTAATGGCAGACTCTCATTGA
- a CDS encoding glycerophosphodiester phosphodiesterase: MTKLMRPTKAFQIVAHRGFSQQYPENTRAAYIAALSQPIDMLEIDLHMTKDRFLVAIHDETIDRTSNHVGAVRDFTLEALRTFDFGSWKGGGQSEGIMTFDEVLMLAKQYSKTLLIEIKQPQQYPGMEEAVIATIKQHHFPFNRVIIQSFDQLSIQKLHEMAPEIRLGVLLSQRHYRFKQPSFERLASFSNFANPNYKLVNKKWVQRAHQYHLKVIPYTVNQISVAKRLIAMGVDGIISDAPQQLFEL; encoded by the coding sequence ATGACAAAGTTGATGAGACCAACGAAAGCGTTTCAAATTGTCGCGCATCGTGGCTTTTCACAACAATATCCTGAAAATACAAGAGCGGCTTACATTGCTGCCTTAAGTCAACCTATTGATATGTTAGAGATTGATTTACATATGACAAAAGATCGGTTTCTAGTTGCCATTCATGATGAAACCATTGATCGCACCTCCAATCACGTAGGAGCGGTACGTGATTTTACGTTGGAAGCGTTGCGCACATTTGATTTTGGCAGTTGGAAAGGAGGCGGACAGTCAGAAGGGATAATGACGTTTGATGAAGTTTTGATGTTAGCCAAACAGTATTCAAAAACATTATTAATCGAAATCAAACAGCCACAACAATATCCCGGTATGGAGGAAGCGGTCATTGCTACAATAAAGCAGCATCATTTTCCATTTAATCGTGTCATCATCCAATCGTTTGATCAATTGAGTATTCAAAAATTGCATGAAATGGCGCCTGAAATTCGTTTAGGCGTTTTGCTTAGCCAACGCCACTATCGTTTTAAACAACCTTCTTTTGAACGATTGGCAAGTTTTTCAAATTTTGCGAACCCTAATTATAAACTTGTGAACAAAAAATGGGTGCAACGTGCGCATCAATACCATTTAAAAGTAATCCCTTATACAGTGAATCAAATCAGTGTGGCAAAGCGGTTAATTGCGATGGGGGTAGATGGAATCATTTCAGATGCCCCACAACAATTGTTTGAACTGTAG
- a CDS encoding TSUP family transporter has product MYLEWDVTLVFIVIGLGFLAAFIDAVVGGGGLISIPTLLAIGMPPTIALGTNKLASAFGSLTSALRFIRSRKVNLPIVLKLFPLSFIASICGASLAVFLPSEFLKPLMIIILTMVLIYTLLKKDWSSIQGDLKLTIMKLITLMCFIGAIGFYDGFLGGGTGSFLLFAFVLFGFDFLSAAGNAKVLNFASNIGALIFFIYFDHIDYFYGLIMAASMIAGSYAGAMFAIKKGVGYVKALFVIVTLILILKNCWDIIAKYIIY; this is encoded by the coding sequence ATGTATTTAGAGTGGGATGTGACACTTGTATTCATTGTGATTGGTTTAGGTTTTTTAGCAGCATTTATTGATGCGGTTGTGGGTGGCGGTGGACTTATTTCTATTCCGACTTTATTAGCCATTGGCATGCCTCCGACCATCGCATTGGGGACGAATAAACTGGCGAGTGCATTCGGTTCATTAACGAGTGCACTGCGTTTTATACGTTCACGTAAAGTGAATCTCCCCATCGTTTTGAAGCTTTTTCCACTCTCTTTTATTGCGTCGATTTGTGGCGCGAGTTTGGCCGTGTTTTTACCATCTGAATTTTTAAAGCCGCTGATGATTATCATTTTAACGATGGTCCTTATTTACACATTGTTAAAAAAGGATTGGTCGAGTATTCAAGGAGACTTAAAATTAACCATAATGAAGCTCATAACGTTGATGTGCTTCATTGGTGCAATCGGTTTCTATGATGGTTTTCTTGGCGGTGGGACAGGTTCATTTTTACTTTTTGCGTTTGTGTTGTTTGGGTTTGATTTTTTGAGCGCAGCAGGCAATGCAAAAGTATTGAACTTTGCTTCAAATATAGGCGCGCTCATCTTTTTCATTTATTTCGATCATATTGATTACTTTTATGGTTTAATCATGGCAGCCAGTATGATCGCCGGTTCTTATGCGGGAGCGATGTTTGCGATTAAAAAAGGCGTTGGGTATGTCAAAGCTTTATTTGTCATTGTCACGCTCATCCTCATTTTAAAAAACTGTTGGGATATCATTGCAAAATATATAATCTATTAA
- a CDS encoding SACOL1771 family peroxiredoxin codes for MLQHQFPAHVIWHGGRNEVGQLRGNVINQEVSIPSSLGGRGTGTNPDELLVSAAASCMTISLAATLERAHLTALKIHMHSYGHAQFDQHRFTMTRIVHQPHIYVANASQYTQLEKRLPKLIQIAHQNCMVSHSLRGNVDIEIHPTLIVAE; via the coding sequence TTGCTTCAACACCAATTCCCGGCTCATGTCATCTGGCATGGAGGCCGCAATGAAGTCGGCCAATTACGTGGAAATGTCATCAATCAAGAAGTATCGATCCCGAGTTCTTTAGGTGGACGTGGTACTGGAACGAACCCTGATGAATTACTTGTAAGTGCCGCTGCAAGTTGTATGACCATTTCATTGGCAGCAACATTGGAACGTGCACACCTCACCGCTTTAAAAATCCATATGCATAGCTATGGTCACGCACAATTTGATCAACACCGCTTTACAATGACACGTATCGTACATCAACCCCATATCTACGTCGCGAATGCATCGCAATATACACAATTAGAAAAACGCCTTCCGAAGCTGATTCAAATCGCGCACCAAAACTGTATGGTGTCTCATAGTTTGCGTGGGAATGTTGATATTGAAATACACCCTACTCTTATTGTAGCCGAATAA
- a CDS encoding GAF domain-containing protein codes for MPETIDYKLLSRQLDALLDGETDLIANLSNTSALLNDSLDQINWVGFYLMKEGALILGPFQGKPACVHIAVGKGVCGTAVSEKRIQRVADVHAFPGHIACDAASQSEIVIPIYQKDQIIGVLDIDAPIPSRFSEADEVGLQQVVKVLESHL; via the coding sequence ATGCCAGAAACGATTGACTATAAACTCTTGTCTCGTCAATTAGATGCTTTATTAGATGGCGAGACGGATTTAATCGCAAATTTAAGCAATACATCGGCCTTATTGAATGACAGTCTAGACCAAATCAATTGGGTTGGGTTTTATCTTATGAAAGAAGGCGCCCTCATCCTCGGACCATTCCAAGGAAAACCTGCATGTGTTCATATTGCAGTAGGCAAAGGCGTTTGCGGAACTGCAGTGTCAGAAAAACGGATTCAACGTGTTGCTGATGTTCATGCTTTTCCTGGTCATATTGCATGTGATGCTGCCAGCCAGTCTGAAATCGTCATTCCGATATATCAAAAAGATCAGATTATCGGTGTATTAGATATAGATGCCCCAATCCCGTCACGTTTTTCTGAAGCGGATGAAGTCGGATTGCAGCAAGTGGTTAAAGTATTAGAATCACATCTTTAA
- the ezrA gene encoding septation ring formation regulator EzrA, whose translation MALYIILAIIIIILIAIGVLFYMRSSKRSIIQTAEERREKLNVLSYDESLEKLKTLHLLGETKNEYEALNQSWLNAANDFLQPVDEKIHEAEMNLDKFKFSIAQTEIDDAHALMDQYEAKHQELIDKADKVYQTHEESDEIFERCKDEHRKLKRDVLANRHQYGEAASLLEKEIEDFEPEFDVYETLKENGNYQEAHQHVQALDQDIRYLKEDMGEIPDLIREAQKELPGQFQDLKYGVRDLKVEGYDLDHVKLDGTLQDLKTELSFVEPMISRLELDEANDKLAQINDRLDEMYDLIEHEVKSKNAVEESKERITSDLFHAKDMNYTLQTEIEYVRENYYINESDVQSVRQFENEIQNLISVYDEILSEMAKSAVRYSEVQDNLKYIEDHVKVINDKQEKLQNHLVSLREDEAEAEEHILRVQSKKEEIYRRLLASNLTSVPERFIILKNEIDYEVRDVNKRFSERPINVQQLKDKVNKVVLQMNKFEDEANDVLINAVYAERLIQYGNRYRKDNHDLDKSLNEAERLFKNNRYKRSSEISEQALEQLEPGIAQHIEREVLEEQA comes from the coding sequence ATGGCATTATATATTATTCTAGCAATTATCATTATTATTTTGATTGCAATCGGTGTTTTATTCTATATGCGATCAAGCAAAAGGTCGATTATTCAAACAGCTGAGGAAAGAAGAGAAAAATTAAATGTATTGTCATATGATGAAAGTTTAGAAAAATTGAAAACGTTACACTTATTAGGTGAAACTAAAAATGAATATGAGGCGTTAAACCAATCGTGGTTGAATGCCGCAAATGATTTTTTACAGCCAGTGGATGAAAAAATTCATGAAGCTGAAATGAATTTGGATAAGTTCAAGTTTTCAATCGCGCAAACAGAAATCGATGATGCACATGCGTTAATGGATCAATATGAAGCTAAACATCAAGAATTAATTGATAAAGCCGATAAAGTGTATCAAACACACGAAGAAAGCGATGAAATTTTTGAAAGATGTAAGGATGAACATCGTAAGTTGAAGCGTGATGTCCTAGCTAACCGTCATCAATATGGAGAAGCGGCGAGTTTATTAGAAAAAGAGATTGAAGATTTTGAGCCCGAATTTGATGTCTATGAAACACTCAAAGAGAATGGGAATTATCAAGAAGCCCATCAGCATGTCCAAGCACTTGATCAAGATATTCGTTATTTGAAAGAAGACATGGGGGAAATTCCTGATTTGATTCGTGAAGCTCAAAAAGAATTGCCCGGACAATTTCAAGATTTGAAATATGGTGTACGTGACTTAAAAGTAGAAGGATATGATTTGGACCACGTCAAACTTGATGGCACTTTACAAGATTTGAAAACGGAGTTAAGTTTTGTTGAGCCGATGATTAGTCGCCTTGAATTGGACGAAGCAAATGATAAACTTGCACAAATCAATGATCGACTTGACGAGATGTATGATTTAATTGAACATGAGGTCAAATCGAAAAATGCAGTAGAAGAATCCAAAGAGCGTATCACTAGTGATTTATTCCATGCAAAAGATATGAATTATACATTGCAAACGGAAATTGAATATGTTCGTGAAAATTATTATATTAATGAAAGTGATGTGCAAAGCGTACGTCAATTCGAAAATGAAATTCAAAATTTAATTTCAGTGTATGATGAGATCTTATCTGAAATGGCTAAGTCTGCTGTAAGATACAGTGAAGTACAAGATAACCTCAAATATATTGAAGACCATGTGAAAGTCATCAATGACAAACAAGAAAAACTACAAAATCATCTTGTATCATTACGTGAAGATGAGGCTGAAGCGGAAGAGCATATTTTACGCGTTCAAAGCAAAAAAGAAGAAATTTACCGACGCTTGCTCGCTTCAAACTTAACAAGTGTCCCAGAACGTTTTATTATTTTAAAAAACGAAATTGATTATGAAGTGCGAGATGTGAACAAGCGTTTTAGTGAACGACCAATTAACGTTCAACAGTTAAAGGACAAAGTCAATAAAGTCGTGCTACAAATGAATAAATTTGAAGATGAAGCGAACGATGTCCTTATTAATGCAGTGTATGCAGAACGACTTATCCAATATGGAAACCGTTACCGAAAAGATAATCATGATTTAGATAAGAGTCTAAATGAAGCAGAACGTTTATTTAAAAACAATCGTTATAAGCGTTCGAGTGAAATTTCAGAGCAAGCACTTGAACAGCTTGAGCCGGGTATTGCACAACATATAGAACGTGAAGTGCTCGAAGAACAAGCATAA
- a CDS encoding cysteine desulfurase family protein — MLYFDNAATTKPDASVLSSFMKVNEAFYYNPNSPHDKGQEVARLLQNARTQIKKTLKLNDETLVFTSGATESNNLAIKGAAYQKKPFGRTIITSVIEHPSVLEVMRELEREGFILKYVRVTDEGQVDVAHLKTLLTSDVILVACMQVNNIMGQIQPIEQIVACLKDYPKIHLHVDAVQALGKYPIRMQGIDSLSLSGHKFNGLKGQGLLILKNAHSIYPTIHGGGQEFGLRSGTVNVASDVALAKAIRLAEAHREKLMVELTAFTDALREWVTRFPGVAVNSPLNASPHIINIAFPGVRGEVLVNAFSKQGVMVSTTSACSSKHAHINEVLQAMNISVPRILGSIRLSFDCNTTMQELEDFKEAFQHVYREIEELLQT; from the coding sequence ATGTTATATTTTGATAACGCAGCAACGACAAAACCCGATGCTTCTGTGTTGTCCAGCTTTATGAAAGTAAATGAAGCATTTTATTATAATCCCAACAGTCCACACGATAAAGGTCAAGAAGTTGCACGATTATTACAAAATGCAAGAACTCAAATTAAAAAGACATTGAAACTCAATGACGAAACGTTGGTTTTTACAAGTGGTGCTACGGAGTCAAACAATCTAGCAATTAAAGGGGCAGCATATCAGAAAAAGCCATTTGGTCGTACCATTATTACTTCTGTCATCGAACACCCTTCTGTATTAGAAGTGATGCGTGAATTAGAACGTGAAGGTTTTATTTTAAAATATGTGCGTGTTACCGATGAGGGACAAGTCGATGTGGCGCACTTAAAAACACTCTTGACGAGCGACGTCATTTTAGTCGCTTGCATGCAAGTCAATAATATTATGGGACAAATACAGCCGATTGAACAAATTGTCGCATGCTTAAAGGATTATCCTAAAATTCATTTGCATGTGGATGCCGTCCAAGCATTAGGGAAATATCCAATCCGAATGCAAGGGATTGATAGCCTGTCATTGAGTGGTCACAAATTTAATGGGCTGAAAGGTCAAGGTTTACTTATTTTGAAAAACGCCCATAGCATTTATCCGACAATTCATGGTGGGGGTCAAGAATTTGGTTTGCGTAGTGGAACAGTCAATGTTGCCAGTGATGTCGCATTAGCGAAAGCCATTCGTCTAGCTGAAGCACACCGTGAAAAATTGATGGTAGAATTAACAGCGTTCACCGATGCATTACGTGAATGGGTGACCCGTTTTCCAGGAGTTGCAGTGAATTCTCCATTGAATGCCTCGCCACACATTATAAACATCGCTTTTCCTGGGGTGCGTGGTGAGGTCCTCGTCAATGCATTTTCAAAACAAGGGGTAATGGTCTCCACAACGAGTGCATGTTCGTCAAAACATGCACATATCAACGAAGTTCTACAAGCGATGAACATCTCAGTCCCTCGAATTTTAGGGAGTATTCGTTTGTCATTTGATTGCAATACAACGATGCAAGAGTTAGAAGATTTTAAAGAAGCATTTCAGCATGTCTATAGAGAAATTGAGGAGTTGTTACAAACATGA
- the rpsD gene encoding 30S ribosomal protein S4 yields the protein MARFRGSSWKKSRRLGISLSGTGKELEKRPYAPGQHGPTQRKKLSEYGLQLREKQKLRYLYGMTERQFRNTFQAAGKQGGIHGENFMILLASRLDAVVYALGLARTRRQARQLVGHGHIEVDGKRVDIPSYTLKPGQVITVREKSKKLAIIEESVEINNFVPDYLEFDADNLTGTFVRLPERSELPAEINEQLIVEYYSR from the coding sequence ATGGCTCGATTCAGAGGTTCAAGCTGGAAAAAATCTCGTCGTTTAGGTATTTCATTATCAGGTACAGGTAAAGAATTAGAAAAACGTCCTTATGCACCAGGACAACATGGTCCAACTCAACGTAAAAAATTATCTGAGTATGGATTACAATTACGCGAAAAACAAAAATTACGTTACTTATATGGGATGACTGAACGTCAATTCCGTAACACGTTCCAAGCTGCAGGTAAACAAGGTGGTATTCATGGTGAAAACTTCATGATTTTACTTGCAAGTCGTTTAGACGCTGTCGTATACGCTTTAGGTTTAGCTCGTACACGTCGTCAAGCACGTCAATTAGTAGGTCATGGTCATATTGAAGTTGATGGTAAACGTGTTGATATTCCATCATATACATTAAAACCAGGCCAAGTAATCACTGTTCGTGAAAAATCGAAAAAATTAGCAATTATCGAAGAATCAGTTGAAATCAACAATTTCGTTCCTGATTACTTAGAATTCGATGCGGACAACTTAACAGGAACTTTCGTTCGTCTTCCAGAACGTAGCGAATTACCAGCTGAAATTAACGAACAATTAATCGTTGAGTACTACTCACGTTAA
- a CDS encoding IS1182 family transposase: MYKNYNMFQLTLPIETEMSFPENDVVFIINKLVESIPQEAFNPYYSQRGPSSYHPKMMLKIILYGYTHSVFSGRRIEHLLKDSCRMMWLAQGQTPTYRTINRFRVNPHMMKFLHILFVGLRAQLLEDKLITEDVIYIDGTKIEANANKYTFQWLANTKRFSQSVIEKSTALYEQLVSEEIIPEIKRESGHELTSEELSQIEMHLGFKDDALTSEIETTQDVKTRKSLRKERSKVRQSKKAVQDFKDRKLKYDKQMEIYGDRKSYSKTDHDATFMRMKDDHMKNGQLKPGYNLQIATNNQFILAYGVYNKPGDTRTLEPFLNEMKELYGDIPEYIVADAGYGSESNYKMILDDFEKTPLITYGMYIKEGKKKFKNDPFISANWRYNELDDYYLCPNNKELHFLKYRIRHDYYGYRRDFKEYRCEDCFDCPLRSKCMKQAKNPNTNKTVLKNFTWEFLKNYTKQLLSDPKMNGIYKKRKIDVESAFGNLKANLGFKRLSVRTQSKVECEIGIALMALNIRKLVR, from the coding sequence ATGTACAAAAATTATAACATGTTTCAACTTACACTTCCAATAGAAACTGAGATGTCTTTTCCAGAAAATGATGTCGTATTCATTATCAACAAGCTGGTAGAATCTATTCCCCAAGAAGCTTTTAATCCATATTATAGCCAAAGAGGTCCTTCATCATACCATCCCAAAATGATGTTAAAAATCATACTGTATGGTTATACCCATTCTGTTTTTTCAGGCCGAAGAATCGAACACCTTTTAAAAGATAGTTGCCGAATGATGTGGCTTGCGCAAGGCCAAACGCCAACTTATAGAACAATCAATCGTTTTAGAGTGAACCCCCATATGATGAAATTTCTACATATTTTATTTGTCGGTTTAAGAGCACAATTATTAGAAGATAAACTCATTACAGAGGATGTCATTTATATTGATGGCACAAAAATAGAAGCAAATGCGAATAAGTACACATTCCAATGGCTAGCTAATACGAAGCGTTTTAGTCAGTCTGTCATTGAAAAATCTACGGCATTATATGAGCAACTCGTTTCTGAAGAGATTATTCCTGAAATCAAGCGTGAATCTGGGCATGAATTAACAAGTGAAGAACTGAGTCAAATAGAGATGCATTTAGGTTTTAAAGATGATGCGCTCACGTCTGAAATTGAAACGACTCAAGATGTAAAAACAAGAAAAAGCCTTAGAAAAGAAAGAAGTAAGGTGAGACAAAGTAAGAAAGCCGTCCAAGATTTTAAAGACCGTAAATTAAAATATGACAAACAAATGGAAATTTATGGCGACAGAAAAAGTTATTCTAAGACTGATCATGATGCGACATTTATGAGAATGAAAGATGACCACATGAAAAATGGACAATTAAAACCAGGTTATAACTTACAAATAGCAACAAATAATCAATTTATACTAGCCTACGGCGTGTATAATAAACCAGGAGATACGAGAACGCTGGAGCCGTTTTTGAATGAAATGAAAGAATTATATGGTGACATTCCGGAGTATATTGTAGCTGATGCGGGCTATGGTAGTGAAAGTAATTATAAAATGATACTGGATGATTTTGAAAAAACGCCACTAATCACTTATGGGATGTACATTAAAGAAGGGAAAAAGAAATTTAAAAATGATCCGTTTATCTCTGCAAATTGGCGATACAATGAATTAGACGATTATTACTTGTGTCCTAATAATAAAGAGTTACATTTCTTAAAATATAGAATTAGACATGATTATTACGGTTATCGTCGAGATTTCAAAGAATACAGATGTGAAGATTGTTTCGATTGTCCATTGCGAAGCAAATGTATGAAACAAGCTAAAAATCCGAATACAAATAAAACAGTACTGAAAAACTTCACATGGGAATTTCTAAAAAACTATACAAAACAATTGCTTTCAGATCCTAAAATGAATGGCATCTACAAAAAACGTAAAATAGATGTCGAATCAGCTTTTGGAAATCTGAAGGCTAATTTGGGTTTCAAAAGATTATCCGTACGCACCCAATCTAAAGTCGAATGTGAAATTGGAATTGCCCTTATGGCACTAAACATAAGAAAATTAGTACGATAA
- the sppA gene encoding signal peptide peptidase SppA: protein MSKRIVAIIIAVVIVLSGVLMSAMTSLFSSFVSGDVQVSKEIPTVVVEEGDKTTKIAEINVNGTIVDSGESGGLFGGSDGYQHREALKQLDNIKNDNDIKGVLLTVNSPGGGTYESDEFYQKVKEIKKSGKVIYVQMENLAASGGYYISAPADKIYAGPQSLTGSIGVISESKDFSELLNKLGIKTNTIKSGAHKDILSSSRQMTDEEREILQSINKDSFDQFVNVVKEGRHMSEAKVRELADGRIYSAQQAKKNGLIDEIGYKDKTLKDLKKAIKSEHPQIITFDSEGYGWSNLFGMTSFFNELRANVHSVKSILNNESQTRPMYKYEG, encoded by the coding sequence ATGTCCAAAAGAATCGTTGCAATAATAATAGCAGTGGTTATCGTTTTGAGTGGCGTGCTGATGAGTGCGATGACTTCATTGTTTTCCTCGTTCGTGAGTGGTGATGTTCAAGTATCAAAAGAAATCCCTACTGTCGTTGTTGAAGAAGGGGATAAAACAACAAAAATTGCCGAAATTAATGTGAACGGGACAATTGTAGACAGTGGTGAATCAGGGGGTTTATTTGGTGGAAGTGATGGCTATCAACACCGTGAAGCATTGAAACAGCTAGATAATATTAAAAATGATAATGATATCAAAGGGGTATTGCTAACTGTCAACAGCCCGGGCGGCGGTACATATGAAAGTGATGAATTTTATCAAAAAGTCAAAGAAATTAAAAAGTCTGGCAAAGTGATTTATGTTCAAATGGAAAATTTAGCCGCATCGGGTGGATATTATATTTCTGCACCAGCAGATAAAATCTACGCGGGCCCACAATCATTGACAGGTTCTATCGGTGTGATTTCAGAGTCGAAAGATTTTTCGGAGTTATTAAACAAATTAGGAATTAAAACAAATACGATAAAATCTGGTGCGCATAAAGATATTTTGAGCAGTTCTAGACAGATGACAGATGAAGAAAGAGAAATATTACAGTCCATTAATAAAGACAGTTTCGATCAATTTGTGAATGTGGTTAAAGAAGGGCGACATATGTCAGAAGCTAAAGTTAGAGAATTAGCAGATGGTCGTATATATAGTGCACAGCAAGCGAAGAAAAATGGTTTGATTGATGAAATCGGCTATAAAGATAAAACGTTAAAAGATTTGAAAAAAGCGATTAAATCAGAACATCCTCAAATCATTACTTTTGATTCAGAAGGATATGGATGGTCGAATTTGTTCGGAATGACTTCATTTTTTAATGAATTGCGTGCCAATGTGCATAGTGTTAAATCGATTTTGAATAACGAATCACAAACACGACCGATGTACAAATATGAAGGGTAG
- the thiI gene encoding tRNA uracil 4-sulfurtransferase ThiI, giving the protein MKYDHILVRYGELTLKGGNRKTFVSQLRSNVKRALMPLKGYEVKANRDRMYIQLEPEADIETMMSRISKVFGVHSISPVLKLEKTMDAVYAHAIQFANQYASGDSFKIEVKRSDKSFEYETFEIQRMVGGAVLKNNDKIHVDVRQPDHEIKIEVRRDAIYMYDRVISAIGGLPVGTGGKTLLMLSGGIDSPVAGMEVMRRGVTIEAIHFHSPPFTSEKAKEKVIELTRIMAERVGTIRLHIVPFTEVQKQVHKVVHERYTMTSTRRMMLKIADKVVHQIGADAIVNGENLGQVASQTLKSMYAINAVTATPVLRPLLSLDKEEIVKKAKEIGTFETSIQPYEDCCTIFTPKNPVTEPQFDKVIQYESGFDFEPLIEEAVSNIETLVVDKNYQHHRDEKDQWDDDLF; this is encoded by the coding sequence ATGAAATATGATCATATTTTAGTACGATACGGGGAACTCACTTTAAAAGGCGGGAACCGTAAAACATTTGTGAGTCAATTACGTTCTAATGTGAAACGTGCACTCATGCCATTAAAAGGATATGAAGTTAAAGCAAATCGAGATCGTATGTACATTCAATTAGAGCCTGAAGCTGATATTGAAACAATGATGTCGAGAATTTCAAAGGTGTTTGGTGTGCATTCAATTAGTCCTGTGCTCAAATTAGAAAAGACGATGGATGCGGTCTATGCACATGCGATTCAGTTTGCGAACCAATACGCATCTGGGGATAGCTTTAAAATTGAAGTGAAACGTTCAGATAAAAGCTTTGAATATGAAACTTTTGAAATTCAGCGCATGGTCGGTGGCGCGGTATTAAAAAATAACGACAAGATACATGTCGATGTGCGTCAACCCGACCATGAAATTAAAATCGAAGTCAGACGAGATGCCATTTATATGTATGATCGTGTGATATCAGCAATTGGGGGATTGCCGGTAGGGACAGGAGGAAAGACGCTCTTGATGTTATCGGGGGGAATCGATTCTCCTGTTGCAGGTATGGAAGTCATGCGTCGAGGTGTCACGATTGAGGCGATACACTTTCATAGCCCGCCCTTTACAAGCGAAAAAGCGAAAGAAAAAGTCATTGAACTCACGCGTATCATGGCAGAACGTGTTGGCACAATTCGATTGCACATTGTACCGTTTACCGAAGTTCAAAAACAAGTTCATAAAGTGGTGCATGAACGTTATACAATGACCTCTACACGTCGAATGATGCTGAAAATTGCAGACAAAGTGGTACATCAAATCGGTGCGGATGCGATTGTCAATGGTGAAAATCTTGGGCAAGTCGCAAGTCAAACGTTGAAAAGTATGTATGCGATTAATGCAGTAACGGCAACACCAGTGTTACGTCCATTATTATCACTAGACAAGGAAGAAATTGTTAAGAAAGCAAAAGAAATTGGGACGTTTGAAACATCCATTCAACCGTATGAAGATTGTTGTACGATTTTCACACCTAAAAACCCGGTTACAGAGCCTCAGTTCGACAAAGTCATCCAGTATGAATCCGGATTTGACTTTGAGCCATTGATTGAGGAAGCAGTATCCAATATTGAAACACTTGTTGTCGATAAAAACTATCAGCACCATCGAGATGAAAAAGATCAGTGGGATGATGATCTGTTTTAA